A portion of the Alphaproteobacteria bacterium genome contains these proteins:
- a CDS encoding acyl-CoA carboxylase subunit beta → MQEIIHQLEVMRKGARAGGGEKRIAAQHGKGRLTARERIELLLDFDSFEEYDMFVTHRCTDFGMADQTVPGDGVVTGWGTINGRMVFVFSQDFTVFGGSLSETHAEKICKIMDQAMKVGAPVIGINDSGGARIQEGVASLAGYAEVFQRNVLASGVVPQISLIMGPCAGGAVYSPAMTDFIFMVKDSSYMFVTGPDVVKTVTHENVTHEELGGAITHTSKSGVADLALENDIEALLELRRFMDFLPASNREAPPERMCDDPIDRAEISLDTLIPPDPNKPYDMKELIEKVVDEDDFFETQPNYAKNIVTGFGRIEGSTVGVVANQPMVLAGCLDIASAIKGARFVRFCDCFNIPILTFVDVPGFLPGTAQEFGGIIKHGAKLLFAYAEATVPKVTVITRKAYGGAYDVMSSKHLRGDVNYAWPSAEIAVMGPKGAVEIIFRADIGEDSKIAERTEEYRRKFANPFVAGSRGFIDDVIMPRNTRRRVANALAMLRDKQLENPWKKHSNLPL, encoded by the coding sequence ATGCAGGAAATCATCCATCAGTTGGAAGTAATGAGGAAGGGCGCCCGTGCCGGTGGTGGCGAGAAACGCATCGCCGCTCAGCATGGCAAGGGCAGGTTGACCGCGCGGGAGCGCATCGAACTGCTCTTGGATTTTGATAGCTTCGAGGAATACGACATGTTCGTGACGCACCGCTGTACCGATTTCGGCATGGCGGATCAGACGGTGCCCGGTGACGGTGTGGTTACCGGTTGGGGCACCATAAACGGGCGCATGGTGTTCGTATTCAGCCAGGATTTTACCGTCTTCGGCGGGTCGCTTTCGGAGACCCACGCCGAGAAGATTTGCAAGATCATGGACCAGGCGATGAAGGTGGGGGCCCCGGTTATCGGCATCAACGATTCGGGCGGTGCCCGTATTCAAGAGGGGGTTGCATCCCTGGCCGGTTATGCGGAGGTATTTCAGCGGAACGTGCTCGCCTCAGGCGTCGTGCCGCAGATTTCGCTGATCATGGGGCCATGCGCGGGCGGGGCCGTATACTCGCCGGCGATGACGGACTTCATCTTCATGGTCAAGGATTCGTCCTACATGTTCGTGACCGGGCCCGACGTCGTAAAAACCGTGACCCACGAAAATGTGACGCATGAAGAACTTGGCGGTGCGATAACCCATACCTCCAAATCGGGTGTCGCCGATCTGGCCTTGGAAAACGACATCGAGGCGTTATTGGAGCTGCGCCGATTCATGGACTTCCTTCCCGCATCGAATCGCGAAGCCCCGCCCGAACGGATGTGCGATGACCCGATTGATCGCGCGGAAATCTCGCTCGATACCCTTATTCCTCCCGACCCGAACAAGCCATACGACATGAAGGAGTTGATCGAAAAGGTCGTCGATGAGGACGACTTCTTCGAAACCCAGCCGAACTATGCCAAGAACATCGTTACCGGATTCGGCCGCATTGAAGGCTCGACGGTTGGTGTCGTGGCCAATCAGCCGATGGTCCTAGCGGGATGTCTTGACATAGCCTCTGCGATCAAAGGAGCGCGGTTCGTCAGGTTTTGCGATTGTTTCAATATTCCCATCTTGACCTTCGTCGATGTGCCGGGATTTCTGCCCGGGACCGCGCAAGAGTTCGGCGGGATCATCAAGCATGGCGCCAAACTCCTCTTCGCCTACGCCGAGGCGACCGTTCCCAAGGTCACCGTGATTACCCGCAAGGCCTATGGCGGTGCTTATGACGTCATGAGTTCCAAGCATTTGCGAGGCGACGTTAACTATGCATGGCCGAGTGCGGAGATCGCGGTGATGGGCCCGAAAGGCGCGGTCGAAATCATTTTTCGTGCCGATATCGGAGAAGACTCCAAGATCGCGGAACGGACCGAGGAATATCGGCGCAAATTCGCCAATCCCTTCGTGGCCGGTTCTCGCGGCTTCATTGACGACGTCATAATGCCGCGCAATACGCGGCGACGGGTTGCCAATGCATTGGCGATGCTGCGGGACAAGCAGCTCGAAAATCCGTGGAAAAAGCATAGCAACCTTCCGCTCTAG
- a CDS encoding 2TM domain-containing protein, translating to MANRRIRGFRVHLLIYGVIAVFAVLINLVLDGTLSWALFVIVAWGAPLAVHCAYAMNLFGGSE from the coding sequence ATGGCAAACCGGAGAATCCGAGGTTTCCGGGTGCATCTCCTCATATATGGAGTCATTGCCGTGTTTGCGGTCCTGATCAATCTGGTCCTTGATGGTACGTTGTCATGGGCACTATTCGTGATTGTTGCGTGGGGGGCACCGCTTGCCGTCCATTGTGCCTATGCGATGAACCTTTTCGGCGGCTCGGAATAG
- a CDS encoding acetyl/propionyl/methylcrotonyl-CoA carboxylase subunit alpha — translation MFSKILIANRGEIACRVMVTARRLGIATVAVYSEADRDALHVQMADEAVLIGPAPSAESYLVIDRIVQAARDTGAEAIHPGYGFLSENQEFARALEGAGIVFIGPNVGAIAAMGDKIESKKLALDANINTVPGHAGLIEDADAAIEVARDIGYPVMIKASAGGGGKGMRVAYTDDQARDGFRSAQSEAKSSFADDRIFVEKFIEEPRHIEIQILADTHGNVIYLGERECSIQRRHQKVIEEAPSPFLDSATREAMGAQAVALARAVDYQSAGTVEFIVDRDRNFYFLEMNTRLQVEHPVTEFITGLDLVEQMIRVAAGEKLELQQNEVTYSGWAVETRVYAEDPLRNFLPSIGRLTHYREPAGEDGVRVDTGVFEGGEISMYYDPMIAKVITHGVDREQAIERMRGALDAFYIRGVSHNIPFLSALMAHPRFVQGDLSTNFIADEFPDGFAAVELSEEDLQRFIAVLAALHRMETERATHLGGQLDGREVRVAEDWVVIALGRQFPVRTHRNGDAINVEIAGTQYAVDGIWRPGLRLFRGLLNSHEVCFQVDKVGLGHRLTGNGASLEARVVTPRVAELSQFMPVKEAADLSNYLLSPMPGLLISVAVEVGQDVKAGEELAIVEAMKMENVLRAERDGVVKELHATPGESLAVDQAIVEFE, via the coding sequence ATGTTTTCAAAAATCTTGATCGCCAACCGCGGTGAAATCGCGTGCCGGGTCATGGTTACGGCGCGGCGGCTGGGAATTGCGACCGTGGCCGTTTACTCGGAGGCCGATCGCGACGCGTTGCACGTGCAGATGGCCGATGAAGCCGTATTGATCGGGCCGGCTCCGTCAGCCGAAAGCTATCTCGTTATCGATCGTATCGTCCAAGCCGCACGGGATACGGGCGCAGAAGCGATCCATCCGGGATACGGTTTTCTATCTGAAAACCAAGAATTTGCCAGAGCTCTCGAGGGTGCCGGAATTGTCTTCATCGGTCCCAATGTCGGTGCGATCGCCGCGATGGGCGACAAGATCGAATCGAAGAAGCTAGCCCTGGACGCGAACATCAATACGGTCCCGGGTCACGCCGGTTTGATCGAAGACGCGGATGCCGCAATCGAAGTCGCACGCGACATCGGGTATCCGGTAATGATCAAGGCTTCCGCTGGGGGCGGGGGTAAAGGCATGCGAGTCGCATACACAGACGACCAGGCCCGCGACGGCTTTCGTTCGGCCCAGAGCGAGGCTAAGTCAAGCTTTGCGGACGACCGCATATTCGTCGAAAAATTCATCGAAGAACCGCGTCATATTGAGATTCAGATACTCGCCGACACCCACGGCAACGTCATTTATCTCGGTGAGCGTGAGTGTTCCATTCAAAGACGCCATCAAAAAGTCATCGAGGAGGCGCCGTCGCCATTCTTGGACTCGGCGACCCGCGAAGCTATGGGTGCGCAGGCCGTCGCTCTGGCGCGCGCCGTCGACTATCAGTCCGCCGGCACGGTGGAATTTATCGTCGATCGCGATCGCAACTTCTACTTTTTGGAAATGAATACGCGGCTGCAGGTGGAGCATCCTGTAACCGAATTCATCACCGGACTCGATCTCGTCGAGCAAATGATACGGGTCGCCGCGGGCGAAAAGCTGGAGTTGCAGCAGAATGAGGTGACCTATTCGGGATGGGCCGTCGAGACCCGCGTATACGCTGAAGATCCGCTGCGAAATTTCCTGCCTTCCATTGGGCGCCTAACTCATTATCGGGAGCCAGCCGGCGAGGACGGCGTACGGGTCGACACCGGGGTCTTTGAAGGTGGTGAGATCAGCATGTACTACGATCCGATGATCGCCAAGGTCATTACCCACGGGGTGGATCGTGAGCAGGCTATCGAACGGATGCGGGGTGCCTTGGATGCGTTTTATATCCGTGGCGTGTCGCACAATATTCCGTTCTTGAGCGCACTCATGGCCCACCCGCGATTCGTCCAGGGCGACTTGTCGACCAACTTCATCGCAGACGAATTTCCCGATGGGTTTGCCGCGGTCGAATTGAGCGAGGAGGATCTGCAGCGTTTCATCGCCGTATTGGCCGCGTTGCATCGCATGGAGACCGAACGCGCGACCCACCTGGGCGGGCAGCTCGATGGCCGGGAAGTTCGAGTCGCGGAAGATTGGGTCGTCATTGCTTTGGGTCGGCAATTTCCGGTCCGAACACATCGAAATGGCGACGCTATCAATGTCGAAATTGCCGGAACACAATATGCTGTCGATGGAATCTGGCGACCTGGCCTGCGGCTCTTTCGGGGGCTCCTGAATTCGCACGAAGTTTGCTTCCAAGTCGACAAGGTCGGGCTTGGCCACCGACTGACGGGGAACGGCGCGTCGCTAGAGGCCCGGGTCGTCACCCCGCGTGTCGCCGAGCTTTCCCAATTCATGCCTGTGAAAGAAGCGGCAGACCTATCGAACTATCTACTATCGCCGATGCCTGGCCTGCTCATATCCGTCGCCGTGGAAGTGGGTCAGGATGTCAAAGCCGGCGAGGAGCTGGCCATCGTCGAGGCGATGAAGATGGAGAACGTGCTGCGCGCCGAGCGCGATGGCGTGGTCAAGGAACTCCATGCCACGCCGGGAGAAAGCCTGGCTGTCGATCAAGCGATCGTCGAGTTCGAATGA
- a CDS encoding acylphosphatase, whose translation MNAVPAKSVRVLIRGRVQGVWFRGWTVEQARSRGLFGWVRNLPDGTVEALFSGPVPQVDDMTRACHQGPRFARVDSVGVESAKAPVEEDFHEI comes from the coding sequence ATGAATGCAGTGCCGGCGAAGTCCGTCCGTGTTCTTATCCGCGGACGTGTCCAAGGAGTATGGTTTCGCGGCTGGACGGTGGAGCAGGCGCGGTCGAGGGGGCTCTTCGGCTGGGTTCGAAATCTGCCCGACGGGACGGTCGAAGCTCTGTTTTCCGGCCCGGTACCGCAGGTTGATGACATGACTAGGGCCTGTCACCAGGGTCCGCGATTTGCTCGAGTCGATTCGGTTGGCGTCGAGTCGGCAAAGGCGCCGGTCGAAGAAGATTTCCATGAAATATGA
- the lipB gene encoding lipoyl(octanoyl) transferase LipB gives MADIEWQTSDGLVDYEAAIAAMERRVAGIRAHQESELIWLVEHPPLYTAGTSARDTDLLDPDRFPVYRTGRGGQYTYHGPGQRVVYVMLDLTRRDNDVRCFVYDLEEWIIRTLDKFNLRGERREGRVGIWISRGGGREDKIAAIGVRIRRWVTFHGIAINVEPDLSHFGGIVPCGIDTERYGVTSLIDLGLPVTMADLDVALISTYHSVFGEIGPDEIQPTRRAVSAPGR, from the coding sequence ATGGCCGACATCGAATGGCAGACTAGCGACGGCTTGGTCGACTACGAGGCCGCCATCGCGGCAATGGAGCGGCGCGTCGCAGGAATCCGGGCGCACCAGGAATCGGAGTTGATCTGGCTTGTCGAACACCCCCCGCTCTATACCGCGGGCACAAGCGCACGAGATACCGACCTCTTGGATCCCGATCGTTTTCCGGTCTATCGCACCGGACGCGGTGGGCAGTACACCTATCACGGCCCCGGGCAACGGGTCGTCTATGTGATGCTCGACCTGACCCGCCGCGACAATGACGTTCGCTGTTTCGTCTACGACCTTGAAGAATGGATCATTCGAACGCTGGACAAGTTTAACCTGCGGGGAGAGCGGCGAGAGGGCCGTGTCGGCATCTGGATTTCACGTGGCGGCGGGCGCGAGGATAAGATCGCGGCGATCGGCGTTCGTATCCGTCGATGGGTCACCTTCCACGGTATTGCGATCAATGTTGAGCCCGATCTCAGTCATTTCGGAGGTATCGTCCCGTGCGGGATCGATACCGAGAGGTATGGCGTCACCTCGCTCATCGACCTCGGACTTCCGGTGACCATGGCGGATCTGGATGTGGCATTGATTTCGACCTACCACTCGGTCTTTGGTGAAATTGGGCCGGACGAAATTCAACCAACCCGGCGAGCGGTATCGGCGCCCGGTCGCTAG
- a CDS encoding NADP-dependent malic enzyme, with the protein MADELRESALQYHRAAPAGKLAIQATKPLANQRDLALAYSPGVAAACDAIAEDPSEAATLTARGNLVAVISNGTAVLGLGAIGALAAKPVMEGKAVLFKKFAGIDVFDIEVDERDPDKLVDIIASLEPTFGGINLEDIKAPECFEVEGRLKERCGIPVFHDDQHGTAIIVNAAILNALRLVKKPIESIKLVVSGAGAAALACLDLLRLQGVKLENIWVSDVEGVVYKGRKVLMDPRKSQYAQKTDARTLDDIIDGADIFLGLSAPNVLKPDQAKRMAKRPIILALANPVPEILPEEVAKVRKDAIMATGRSDYPNQVNNVLCFPYIFRGALDVGATTINEEMKLACVRALADLALAEPSDVAARAYGGQSLMFGPDYLIPRPFDPRLIVNIAPAVAKAAMETGVATRPIEDFDAYEERLNQFVFRSGLVMKPVFELAKTDPKRIAFAEGEEDRVLHAVQVLIDEGLAKPILIGRRSVVKSRIKKLGLRFRLDRDVGLCDPEDDPRYADYSQLYHGIMSRKGVSPDFARTVVRTDTTVIAALMVRRGEADGFLCGTIGRYRDHLDDVLDVIGKAPGIRDLSALSLIILPQGTYFICDTYVTPDPSAEELAEMAILSARHMERFGIVPKIALVSHSNFGSRDTQSARKVREAAQILTERAPDLEADGEMHADAALNEEIRNRIFPDSQLKGQANLLVMPDLDAANIALNMLKTIGDALSVGPILLGTDMTAHILTPSVTVRGIVNMGAMTVVDAQSRTRADNDRDAS; encoded by the coding sequence ATGGCCGACGAACTCCGCGAAAGTGCTTTGCAATACCATCGGGCTGCACCCGCTGGAAAGCTTGCAATCCAGGCGACCAAGCCGCTGGCCAATCAGCGCGATTTGGCACTTGCATACTCGCCTGGCGTCGCCGCGGCCTGCGATGCTATTGCGGAGGATCCAAGTGAAGCGGCGACGTTAACGGCACGCGGCAATCTGGTCGCAGTGATTTCGAATGGCACGGCGGTGCTCGGCCTTGGCGCAATTGGAGCCCTAGCGGCCAAGCCGGTGATGGAGGGAAAGGCGGTCCTATTCAAGAAATTCGCCGGCATCGATGTCTTCGATATCGAGGTCGATGAACGCGACCCCGACAAGCTCGTTGACATAATCGCCAGCCTCGAACCGACCTTTGGTGGAATTAACCTCGAGGATATCAAGGCGCCGGAATGTTTCGAGGTCGAGGGACGACTCAAGGAACGCTGTGGAATTCCGGTGTTTCACGATGATCAGCATGGTACGGCGATCATCGTCAATGCGGCGATCTTGAATGCGCTTCGCCTGGTCAAGAAGCCCATCGAATCGATCAAATTGGTCGTCTCGGGAGCCGGTGCCGCGGCGCTTGCCTGCCTCGATCTCCTGCGGCTCCAAGGCGTGAAGCTTGAAAACATATGGGTAAGCGACGTCGAAGGCGTGGTCTACAAGGGCCGCAAAGTTCTGATGGACCCGCGTAAATCTCAATACGCCCAGAAAACCGATGCCCGCACGCTCGACGACATCATCGATGGCGCCGATATATTCCTCGGACTTTCCGCCCCGAACGTCCTGAAACCGGACCAGGCCAAGCGCATGGCCAAAAGGCCTATCATCCTCGCGCTGGCCAATCCGGTGCCGGAAATTCTCCCGGAGGAGGTTGCCAAGGTTCGCAAGGACGCGATCATGGCCACCGGACGGTCGGACTATCCGAACCAGGTCAACAACGTGCTTTGCTTTCCCTACATCTTTCGCGGTGCGCTGGATGTCGGTGCAACGACGATCAATGAAGAAATGAAACTCGCCTGCGTTCGCGCCTTGGCCGATCTCGCTCTCGCCGAGCCATCGGATGTCGCCGCCCGCGCCTATGGTGGTCAGAGCTTGATGTTCGGTCCCGATTACCTGATCCCGCGGCCTTTCGATCCCCGGCTCATCGTCAATATCGCCCCGGCGGTCGCGAAAGCGGCCATGGAAACCGGCGTCGCGACCCGCCCGATCGAGGATTTCGACGCCTACGAAGAGCGCCTCAACCAGTTCGTATTCCGCTCCGGGCTTGTCATGAAACCGGTTTTCGAGCTCGCCAAGACCGATCCCAAGCGGATCGCCTTCGCCGAGGGCGAGGAGGACCGCGTGCTTCACGCGGTGCAGGTCCTGATCGACGAGGGACTAGCCAAGCCGATCCTGATCGGACGACGGTCGGTGGTCAAAAGCCGTATCAAGAAATTGGGGTTGCGTTTTCGTCTCGATCGCGACGTCGGTCTCTGCGACCCCGAGGACGATCCGAGGTATGCCGATTATTCGCAGCTCTATCACGGCATCATGTCACGCAAGGGCGTTTCTCCCGATTTCGCGCGCACCGTGGTGCGCACCGATACAACGGTAATCGCGGCCCTTATGGTCAGGCGCGGTGAGGCCGATGGGTTCTTGTGCGGCACCATTGGACGTTACCGGGACCACCTCGACGACGTCCTTGATGTCATCGGGAAAGCTCCGGGAATTCGCGATTTATCGGCCCTGTCGCTGATCATCTTGCCGCAGGGCACCTATTTCATTTGCGACACCTATGTCACCCCCGATCCGTCGGCGGAGGAACTCGCCGAAATGGCGATATTATCGGCTCGGCATATGGAGCGTTTCGGTATCGTGCCAAAAATCGCCCTCGTATCGCACTCGAATTTTGGCAGCCGCGATACGCAATCGGCTCGCAAAGTCCGCGAGGCCGCGCAGATCCTCACCGAGCGGGCGCCCGATCTTGAGGCCGACGGTGAAATGCACGCGGACGCGGCCTTGAACGAAGAGATTCGCAACCGCATTTTCCCCGATTCGCAATTGAAGGGTCAGGCCAATCTCTTGGTCATGCCCGACCTGGACGCGGCCAATATCGCCTTGAACATGCTCAAGACGATCGGTGACGCTCTATCGGTTGGACCAATTCTATTGGGAACGGACATGACCGCGCACATCTTGACGCCGTCGGTGACCGTGCGTGGAATTGTCAACATGGGCGCGATGACCGTAGTCGACGCGCAGAGCCGGACCAGGGCCGACAACGACAGGGATGCCTCGTGA